The nucleotide sequence GTGTTGTTTGGAGGAAAGCAGCTTCAGCGCCGCCTCGCGTTTTTCAGCGGAAACGAGCTCCGGCAGGTAAAAGGCGAGTTGTAGGCTCAAAACGCGATCCCAGTCATTTTTCGGCTCCGAGCTGCGCAGCCATTTTTTGAGCTTTTCGACCTTCGCGACCAGTTTTTCGTCCTTGAGGCCCGCAAGCCATCCCGGAGCAGCCGTGATGGTGCGCACGGCTTGCAGCGAGAGTTCGAAGTCCGTGGTGATGTGCGGGATTTCGACCTCGCCATGACTCACGAAGGCTCCGCTGGCCGCTTGACGCTCAAACATGTCGCGAATCGACCGCTCGGTGTGCTCGGAGGTTTTGCGCGTGACATGCTTGTCCCACTCCGCGAGGCCCAGCGAGCGCCACACGGCCGAAAAAGCGCCTGGCATGTGCTTGTAGCCGCTCTTCGTGGCCGTCTCCTTCACCTCTTTGATCTCCTTCGGCACGAACTCGATGAAGTCCGCCACGATCTCCTCGCTCGGTTTGCCGAGCTGCGGGATCAAAGCCGGTCGCTCGCTCAGGTAAGGTCCCGTGGTGTGGCAGTTCACGCAGCTTTTTTCACGCACCCAGCACACCGCACCGTCTTCGAGATACTTCACCGCCGCCTTGATCGACTCCGCATCGAATTGCTTCACGCGAGGCTCGTCGGCGGTGGGGATGCTCACCTTGATGTCGCCGGATTCGTATTGAAACGCAGGCTTCGGCTTCTTGGGCGGCGTTTCGGCAGCGAGGAGCACCACAGGGGCTAGAAGGAAGACGAGAGCGATTTTCATGCGGCATTCCAAACGCTCAGCTGACAGAAAGCTATTCAGCGACGCAAAAATCAGTTAAGCTACCGGGCATGAAATCGCACCTCCTCATCCTTTGCCTCGGCCTCCTGGTCGTGCGGACGGCTGCGCATGAGGCAGAGGCTAAAACTCTCACCCGTGTGAGTGCTGCTATCGCCGCGCAGCCGCAGGATGCGGCACTGTGGGTCCGCCGAGCGGCATTGAGGCTGGAAATGCGGGACTGGCAGGCCTGCTTGGTCGATCTCGAGCGTGCAGAGCGGCTCGGAGCGGAGAATTTGGAGCTGCTGCGTGCGCGGGCGCTGGTGCAGGGGAAGCGTTTCGAGTATGCGCTGGTCGTTTTGAGGCCACTGGAGCAGCATGCAGGCGCTCTGCGGCTCCGCGCACAAACACAGGCTGCCTTGCAGCATTTTGAAGAAGCAGCGGTGGATGCAGAAAGAGCTCTGCAACTCACGCCACGGCCTGAACCGGATGA is from Verrucomicrobiaceae bacterium and encodes:
- a CDS encoding terpene cyclase/mutase family protein, whose protein sequence is MKIALVFLLAPVVLLAAETPPKKPKPAFQYESGDIKVSIPTADEPRVKQFDAESIKAAVKYLEDGAVCWVREKSCVNCHTTGPYLSERPALIPQLGKPSEEIVADFIEFVPKEIKEVKETATKSGYKHMPGAFSAVWRSLGLAEWDKHVTRKTSEHTERSIRDMFERQAASGAFVSHGEVEIPHITTDFELSLQAVRTITAAPGWLAGLKDEKLVAKVEKLKKWLRSSEPKNDWDRVLSLQLAFYLPELVSAEKREAALKLLSSKQHADGGWSTRDFSALNDWHFEVSETVQKLITGLPDAAKPESDAYMTAFAVVLMRQSDVPAKDERVQKAVAWLKKEQRVSGRWWMHSLYRGNYHYITYIATCQALKALALCDELKAG